From the genome of Paenibacillus antri:
CTGGCAAACCGCTAAATATGTAGAGCATACTCCCCCTCCTTCACAGCCAAACCGCCAATATTATGCGGCCCTCCGAATAAATGCAGTAAATTTTACCGCTGGGCTCTTGTCTCCGTTAGTTGAGTCCATATTGGCTTGTTATTAAGACAACTTCAGGATATATTCTTCAACCTCCTCAGCTCGTGCATTTGAGTATCCCTTGTCTTCGCCTTTTATTTCAAATCCGCACTTTTCTAAAACGCGAATAGAAGCAATGTTGTCCTTGACCGCACGAGCATAAAGAGGTCGAATAGTTATGCAATCCAGAAATTGAGAGAGTGCTTTAGTCGCGACACCTCTTCCCCAGTATTCTCGTCCGATCCAGTAGCTGACTTCCCGTTCACCGAACTGTTCAAAGCTTGACACATGTCCAGCCACTTTTTCATTAAAGATTACCGTCTTTTTTATAATCGCTTCATTGTTTAATATCTTCTCCCAATGGGCCTTAAAAGCGACCTTATCCGCTGGATCCTTAGTAGTAAAGGCTGCCATAAAATTGGCGGTCATGTCCTTCTGCTGTTCAAAAAAAATCGGCAGGTCATCGACGATTACGTCACGCAACATTACGTTTTCCATGATACACCTCACTTGGATTTTCCAGCCATAGATTATTTCGACATTAATGTTGAATGATCCTGTCCGTTACTTCAATGCACGACGGCAGCCGATCGTGTGCCGGCTGCCGTCGTGTCATGTGGAGCTAACGTACACGTTAGCTCCATAGTCTTATGTTTTAAATAGAGTCGCTGCTTATAGTTGTGAGGCTTGCCGAACACCTAATGCGGCGAAATCCCGACGGGCTTAGGGGGCTGGATGTGGTCACTCGCTTCTCAGAGTGACCCGGAGCGTCAATATGGTGTTAGCCGAAGGAAGTTCTGGAAGCAGCCATTGCATTTAAGGTGTTCTCAAAATAGCTATATACTTCATCTGCAATTCCCAGAAACTCTTCAACAAGTACATTACTATCCAAGTAACAAGCATACAGATAATCAACTAAAGCGGAGTCAATCTCACAATAGTTTAATATGGCATTCTTCATCTTAATAATGTCGTCTTGCCATACACCTGTATCTTCTAAAACCAAAGAGTATAATGCACGAATTAATCTCTTAGAGTAACCTTTAATATATCTAGTTTTCATTGTGTTATCACTAGCATTAGAAAGTAAACTATGTATACGATCTACTTCCTCCTTGGTCTCTGTATTTAAGTCTAAAATGAACTCTGGAGAAATAATTATCGGTGGTACTTTTTCACCAACGTCATGACCATATATGCAAACACAAATTATCTTTATCCAAAAACCCCACTCATTTGGTTTACTTAATACATCGTCAATCGAGCAAATTATCGTATCAATCTTAGTTACTACTGGATATTCTTCCAAAAGCCTGTCTTTAATATTTGACAATCTTTCGTAATCAATATCTTTGGGATTTACACATACAATAGTAAAGTCTGCATCTGACTTAAAAGGTTTAGCAGTTCCTTTTGGAATCGAGCCACACATATAAATGCTATGAATCTTACCTTTAAATTCGGTAAGTATATTATCTATATACTTATCAACAAAATCCTTATATTCACTTTGTATTACAATTCTATTTATAACTTTTTCTAATATCATATAGACTCCTCCTAAACTAAGAACTTCTTTCG
Proteins encoded in this window:
- a CDS encoding GNAT family N-acetyltransferase, with the protein product MENVMLRDVIVDDLPIFFEQQKDMTANFMAAFTTKDPADKVAFKAHWEKILNNEAIIKKTVIFNEKVAGHVSSFEQFGEREVSYWIGREYWGRGVATKALSQFLDCITIRPLYARAVKDNIASIRVLEKCGFEIKGEDKGYSNARAEEVEEYILKLS
- a CDS encoding nucleotidyltransferase domain-containing protein, which encodes MILEKVINRIVIQSEYKDFVDKYIDNILTEFKGKIHSIYMCGSIPKGTAKPFKSDADFTIVCVNPKDIDYERLSNIKDRLLEEYPVVTKIDTIICSIDDVLSKPNEWGFWIKIICVCIYGHDVGEKVPPIIISPEFILDLNTETKEEVDRIHSLLSNASDNTMKTRYIKGYSKRLIRALYSLVLEDTGVWQDDIIKMKNAILNYCEIDSALVDYLYACYLDSNVLVEEFLGIADEVYSYFENTLNAMAASRTSFG